From a single Bacillus gobiensis genomic region:
- a CDS encoding ABC transporter substrate-binding protein, with amino-acid sequence MHKLLLALTFIFIFLITGCSSNSSGNNEGDQTTISFVHWRGEDAEVFNKLIKKFEDENPTIKVKMSVIPSDQYTTVLQTRLRGGGAGDVFTSFPGAQFELLSKAGYFSDLTNKAFVKQYNQNLITNGQKDGKQLAVPYQLVFNQPVYNTAIFEKLNLKPPRDWEGFLQLCETLKENGYIPIAFPGDNAPAQFMNSMVMNNQPDENALRNLQDGNTKLSDQWWVKTLSQINELNEKGYFQNDVLGTKQDGAISLIAQEKAAMFAMGSFSISSIQQQNPDIELDSLAPITVPANEAKYEGIHTSTFMLAVNNQSKKKEAAEKFISFLSQKDIATEYANDTAQHVTVNDVTYTSPALKKLEPWINKKTLFQPRYTITNANVEKAVTGSIQDVLGGTSPEDAANKAQGLVDQNISN; translated from the coding sequence ATGCACAAGTTGCTTTTGGCATTAACATTCATTTTTATTTTCTTGATTACTGGCTGTTCTTCGAATTCCTCCGGAAACAATGAAGGCGACCAAACTACTATAAGCTTCGTGCACTGGCGCGGAGAAGATGCTGAGGTATTTAACAAACTGATAAAGAAATTTGAGGATGAAAATCCAACAATCAAAGTAAAAATGAGCGTAATCCCCTCAGACCAATATACAACTGTCCTACAGACAAGGTTAAGAGGCGGCGGGGCCGGAGATGTATTTACTTCCTTTCCAGGTGCTCAATTTGAATTACTCTCTAAGGCAGGATATTTTTCTGACCTTACGAACAAAGCGTTTGTAAAACAATACAATCAAAATCTAATAACAAATGGGCAAAAAGACGGAAAACAGCTGGCGGTTCCCTATCAGCTTGTATTTAATCAACCAGTATATAATACAGCTATCTTTGAAAAATTGAATCTTAAGCCGCCAAGAGATTGGGAAGGATTCCTTCAACTGTGTGAGACGTTAAAAGAAAATGGGTATATTCCTATTGCTTTTCCCGGCGATAATGCACCGGCCCAATTCATGAACAGTATGGTCATGAACAACCAGCCTGATGAAAACGCGCTGCGTAATTTACAGGACGGAAATACGAAATTGTCAGATCAGTGGTGGGTTAAAACACTTTCTCAAATAAATGAGCTAAACGAAAAGGGATATTTTCAAAACGATGTTCTCGGAACAAAACAAGATGGAGCGATCAGTTTGATTGCTCAAGAAAAAGCAGCAATGTTTGCGATGGGTTCTTTCTCCATTAGCAGCATCCAGCAGCAAAATCCCGACATCGAACTGGATTCGTTAGCTCCTATTACTGTCCCGGCTAATGAGGCTAAATATGAAGGCATTCATACATCTACTTTTATGCTCGCTGTAAATAACCAATCAAAAAAGAAAGAGGCTGCTGAAAAATTCATATCCTTTTTAAGCCAAAAGGATATTGCTACTGAATATGCCAATGATACAGCACAGCATGTGACCGTCAATGATGTAACGTATACATCTCCGGCTCTAAAGAAATTGGAACCGTGGATAAATAAGAAGACGCTTTTCCAGCCAAGGTACACAATCACCAACGCCAATGTGGAAAAGGCGGTTACGGGTTCAATACAAGATGTATTAGGCGGCACATCTCCTGAAGATGCAGCGAATAAAGCCCAAGGCCTAGTCGATCAAAATATTTCGAATTAG
- a CDS encoding carbohydrate ABC transporter permease, translating to MIFRISKISLLTIYAMVIILPVSVIILSTFKTSAELFESPFSLPKEFQLQSYLNLFQEQSILLYFTNSLIVTCFSIFITLFFASLIAFAIRRLATWIGLIIFSFFALGMMVPAQVNMLPLYQLISSLNLTNSLTGLVIVNVAGTLPVAVFILSGFARTIPGSLFEASEIDGANNWQIYYKIFLPLSIAPLSSAAIFLSVMYWNDLINPLLYITDDSKKTLPLMLLGFQGEYLTNYPMLFTGVLLSSAPMIIAYLFLQRYFIAGLTAGAVK from the coding sequence GTGATTTTCCGTATTAGTAAAATTAGTCTATTAACGATTTATGCCATGGTAATCATTTTGCCGGTAAGTGTGATCATCCTGTCAACCTTTAAGACAAGTGCAGAGCTGTTTGAGAGTCCTTTTTCTTTGCCGAAAGAATTTCAACTGCAATCCTATTTAAATCTTTTTCAGGAGCAATCGATTCTTTTATATTTTACAAACAGCTTGATCGTAACATGTTTTTCTATCTTCATTACGTTGTTTTTTGCTAGTTTAATCGCATTTGCAATAAGGCGGTTGGCAACTTGGATTGGATTAATTATTTTTTCCTTCTTCGCACTTGGAATGATGGTGCCTGCCCAAGTGAATATGCTTCCTCTTTATCAATTGATATCGAGCTTGAATTTGACCAATTCCTTAACGGGACTGGTCATCGTAAATGTTGCCGGAACGCTTCCTGTCGCTGTATTCATCCTTTCTGGCTTTGCCAGAACGATTCCCGGCAGTTTATTTGAAGCGTCTGAAATTGATGGAGCAAACAATTGGCAGATTTACTATAAGATCTTTTTGCCCCTGTCTATCGCACCATTATCATCTGCTGCCATTTTTCTATCTGTCATGTACTGGAACGATCTAATAAATCCGCTGCTTTACATAACTGATGATTCAAAAAAGACATTGCCTTTAATGCTGCTTGGTTTTCAAGGAGAATACTTGACCAACTATCCCATGCTTTTTACAGGTGTACTCCTTTCATCAGCACCAATGATCATTGCTTACCTTTTTCTTCAACGGTACTTTATTGCCGGGCTGACAGCAGGAGCCGTGAAATAA
- the ssuD gene encoding FMNH2-dependent alkanesulfonate monooxygenase, whose translation MEVFWFFPTGGDNKYLGTEFGKREITPDYLKQIAQAVDSLGYHGALLPTSRGCEDAWVTASSLISVTKRMKFLVALRPGLMPPTLSARMASTFDRMSGGRLLLNIVTGSNPAEHKGDGIHLNHTERYEVTNEFLEVWKKMMTEESVTYTGKYFDIEGGKNVFAPVQSPYPPLYFGGSSEIAQNIAAKHVDVYLTWGEPPHKVKEKIEKMKKLAAEQGRTLRFGIRLHVIVRETMEKAWQAAHELIQYVDESAIKAAQESLAKHESEGQRRMLALQNGNKENLEISPNLWAGVGLVREGAGTALVGDPYTVTERLKEYEDLGIETFILSGYPHLEEAYQVADLLFPLLDLDKGDKTFTNTDFHTEERIADKISQ comes from the coding sequence ATGGAAGTTTTTTGGTTTTTCCCAACAGGCGGAGACAACAAATATCTAGGTACCGAATTTGGAAAGCGCGAAATAACGCCTGATTATCTTAAACAGATTGCCCAAGCAGTGGATTCATTAGGTTACCATGGAGCATTATTGCCAACGAGCCGCGGATGTGAAGATGCATGGGTAACTGCCTCATCTCTAATTTCTGTTACAAAACGAATGAAATTTTTGGTTGCATTGCGACCAGGACTCATGCCGCCGACTTTATCCGCAAGGATGGCTTCTACGTTCGACCGAATGTCAGGAGGAAGGCTTTTGTTAAATATCGTGACGGGAAGTAACCCGGCTGAGCACAAAGGAGACGGCATTCACTTAAATCATACGGAAAGATACGAGGTCACCAACGAATTTTTGGAAGTATGGAAAAAAATGATGACCGAAGAAAGCGTGACTTATACGGGCAAATATTTCGATATAGAAGGCGGAAAAAATGTGTTTGCTCCTGTCCAATCGCCCTACCCGCCGCTCTATTTCGGCGGATCTTCAGAAATTGCCCAAAATATCGCTGCAAAGCATGTAGATGTGTATCTAACTTGGGGAGAACCGCCTCATAAAGTGAAAGAAAAGATTGAGAAAATGAAAAAACTTGCTGCCGAACAAGGTCGTACCCTTCGGTTTGGCATACGGTTGCATGTGATTGTGAGAGAAACGATGGAAAAAGCATGGCAGGCAGCTCATGAATTAATTCAATACGTAGATGAATCTGCAATCAAAGCCGCGCAGGAATCGTTAGCCAAACATGAATCTGAAGGCCAAAGAAGAATGCTTGCCCTCCAAAATGGCAATAAAGAGAACCTTGAAATCAGCCCGAATCTGTGGGCGGGAGTCGGATTAGTCCGGGAAGGCGCCGGTACGGCACTAGTAGGAGATCCTTACACGGTGACAGAGCGTTTAAAAGAGTATGAGGACTTGGGAATCGAAACATTCATCCTTTCCGGGTACCCTCATCTGGAAGAGGCTTACCAAGTAGCGGATTTACTTTTCCCTCTATTAGACTTGGATAAAGGAGATAAAACCTTTACAAATACCGATTTTCATACGGAAGAAAGAATAGCCGATAAAATATCACAATAA
- a CDS encoding 3-ketoacyl-ACP reductase, which translates to MPSSLQGKTAIITGAGRGIGKAAAIAFAQEGINVGLVGRSLANLEDVEKQLASYGVKTLSVSADVQDLASVEKAVQTIKEELGEIDILINNAGISKFGGFLDLTPEEWESIIQVNVMGVYNVTRAVLPGMIERKSGDIINISSTAGQKGAPATSAYSASKFAVLGLTESLMQEVRKHNIRVSALTPSTVATDMAKDLNLTDGNPESVMQPEDLAEFMVAQLKMNSRVFIKTAGLWSTNP; encoded by the coding sequence ATGCCATCATCATTGCAAGGAAAGACTGCCATTATTACTGGGGCAGGAAGAGGAATTGGAAAAGCAGCTGCAATTGCATTTGCACAAGAAGGAATCAATGTCGGTCTAGTTGGCAGATCGCTCGCTAACTTAGAGGATGTAGAAAAGCAATTAGCTTCTTACGGGGTTAAAACACTTTCGGTATCTGCTGATGTTCAGGATTTGGCTTCTGTAGAAAAAGCTGTACAGACGATAAAGGAAGAGCTTGGCGAAATCGACATTTTAATCAATAATGCTGGAATCAGTAAATTTGGCGGCTTTCTTGATCTTACTCCTGAGGAATGGGAATCGATTATCCAGGTCAACGTGATGGGAGTATACAATGTCACAAGAGCCGTGCTGCCTGGCATGATTGAAAGAAAAAGCGGGGACATTATCAATATTTCTTCCACAGCCGGACAAAAAGGAGCACCTGCAACAAGCGCATACAGCGCATCGAAGTTTGCTGTTCTTGGCTTGACTGAATCACTGATGCAGGAAGTAAGAAAGCATAATATTCGAGTAAGTGCACTAACACCAAGCACAGTCGCAACCGATATGGCGAAGGATTTGAACCTGACAGACGGCAATCCGGAAAGTGTAATGCAGCCGGAGGATCTTGCCGAATTCATGGTTGCCCAACTGAAAATGAATTCACGCGTTTTTATAAAAACTGCGGGACTGTGGTCAACAAATCCTTAA
- a CDS encoding branched-chain amino acid aminotransferase has product MEKSSISIQLTSSKKPKPQSDELAFGRVFTDHMFVMDYSVEENWHSPRIVPYQAIAMEPAAMVYHYGQTVFEGLKAYLTKEGKVLLFRPEKNMERLNKSNDRLCIPRVDEEFVLEALKQLITVDKEWIPEKEGTSLYIRPFIISTESYLGVAPSKTYKLIIILSPVGSYYKEGIAPVKIAVESEFVRAVAGGTGTAKTAGNYASSLKAQEVAEASGFSQVLWLDGLEKKYIEEVGSMNIFFKINGEIITPALNGSILEGVTRNSVLQLLKHWGLPVTERKISVEEIAEAHKEGKLEEAFGTGTAAVISPVGELIWKNESLVINNGETGPISKKLYSTITSIQRGDQSDEFGWTTEVSTVEKEKVN; this is encoded by the coding sequence ATGGAAAAAAGTTCAATCAGCATTCAGCTCACCTCATCTAAAAAACCAAAGCCTCAATCTGACGAGCTGGCGTTTGGCAGAGTTTTTACTGACCATATGTTTGTCATGGATTATTCTGTTGAAGAAAATTGGCACAGCCCCAGAATCGTACCTTATCAAGCAATCGCCATGGAACCGGCAGCGATGGTTTACCACTATGGGCAAACCGTGTTTGAAGGCCTAAAAGCATATTTGACAAAAGAAGGAAAGGTTCTTTTGTTCAGACCTGAAAAAAATATGGAACGCCTAAACAAATCAAATGACAGGCTCTGTATTCCACGTGTGGATGAAGAGTTTGTTTTAGAGGCATTGAAGCAGCTTATTACTGTTGATAAAGAATGGATTCCAGAAAAAGAAGGAACATCGCTGTATATTCGCCCGTTCATCATTTCAACTGAATCCTATCTTGGTGTAGCTCCTTCAAAAACCTATAAACTGATCATTATTCTTTCTCCAGTTGGATCTTACTATAAAGAAGGAATTGCTCCAGTGAAAATCGCAGTAGAAAGCGAATTTGTACGTGCCGTAGCTGGAGGCACCGGTACTGCGAAAACAGCCGGAAACTACGCGTCAAGCTTGAAAGCACAAGAAGTAGCAGAAGCCAGCGGATTTTCCCAGGTGCTATGGCTTGACGGACTTGAGAAAAAATACATTGAAGAAGTCGGAAGCATGAATATCTTCTTTAAAATTAATGGTGAAATTATCACTCCAGCATTGAACGGCAGCATTCTTGAAGGGGTCACACGCAACTCTGTTCTTCAGCTATTGAAGCATTGGGGACTCCCTGTTACTGAGCGGAAAATTTCGGTCGAAGAAATTGCGGAAGCCCACAAAGAAGGCAAACTTGAAGAAGCATTCGGAACCGGAACAGCAGCTGTCATCTCACCTGTTGGAGAGCTTATCTGGAAAAACGAAAGCCTCGTAATCAATAACGGAGAAACCGGCCCAATTTCGAAAAAATTGTACAGCACGATTACAAGCATTCAACGAGGCGACCAGTCTGACGAATTCGGCTGGACCACAGAAGTCAGCACCGTTGAAAAAGAAAAAGTGAATTAA
- a CDS encoding GNAT family N-acetyltransferase: protein MDIRPVQPEDAKAFAELLFEIDQSGFMLFEPNERAADAEREKRRIDAFVNDKHSALFVAEENGQLGGYMMALGGKANRNKHSAYLVLGVHEQFQRQGIASRLFNKTFQWAKNNGITRLELTVIKNNEKALRLYKKVGFNIEGEKINSLFIDGKPVNEYYMYKLI, encoded by the coding sequence ATGGATATCAGACCCGTTCAGCCGGAAGACGCGAAGGCATTCGCCGAGCTTCTTTTTGAAATTGACCAGTCAGGATTTATGCTTTTTGAACCGAATGAAAGAGCTGCAGATGCCGAAAGAGAAAAAAGACGTATCGACGCGTTTGTTAATGACAAACATTCCGCTCTTTTTGTAGCCGAAGAAAATGGACAGCTTGGCGGATATATGATGGCACTCGGAGGTAAAGCAAACAGGAACAAACACTCCGCTTATTTGGTCTTAGGCGTCCACGAACAATTTCAGAGGCAGGGCATTGCTTCGAGACTATTCAACAAAACGTTTCAATGGGCTAAAAACAACGGGATCACAAGGCTTGAATTAACTGTGATCAAAAACAATGAAAAAGCCCTTCGCCTCTACAAAAAGGTGGGCTTTAATATTGAAGGTGAAAAAATCAACTCGCTTTTCATAGATGGAAAGCCGGTAAACGAGTATTATATGTATAAGCTTATTTAA
- a CDS encoding NAD(P)-dependent oxidoreductase: protein MGQAMANVFLDHGHEVTVWNRTMSKADELVAKGATRASTVNEALTANELVILSLTDYDAMYAILEPASENLPGRVFVNLSSDTPEKAREAAKWVGVRGARHITGGVQVPPSGIGLSESSTYYSGPREAFEAHQKTLEMLTGSDYRGEDPGLAALYYQIQMDIFWTSMLSYLHALAVANKNGITAEEFLPYASKTMSSLPQFLEFYTPRLDAGKHPGDVDRLAMGFASVEHIVHTTKDAGIDISLPAAILEVFKRGMENGHASDSFTSLIEIFKKDGVTA from the coding sequence ATGGGGCAGGCGATGGCGAACGTTTTCCTAGATCACGGCCATGAGGTGACCGTATGGAACCGGACTATGAGTAAGGCGGACGAACTTGTGGCCAAGGGCGCCACCCGGGCGTCAACGGTCAATGAGGCGCTAACCGCCAACGAGTTGGTAATTCTAAGCCTAACGGACTACGATGCGATGTACGCCATTCTTGAACCTGCTTCTGAGAACCTGCCCGGCCGGGTTTTCGTCAACCTCAGTTCAGACACTCCGGAGAAGGCGCGCGAGGCGGCGAAGTGGGTGGGCGTACGCGGCGCCCGGCATATCACCGGCGGCGTACAGGTCCCGCCTTCAGGTATCGGACTTTCAGAGTCCTCCACCTACTACAGTGGTCCAAGAGAGGCCTTCGAGGCTCACCAAAAGACCTTGGAGATGCTGACTGGCAGCGACTACCGGGGCGAGGACCCGGGACTTGCTGCGCTTTATTACCAAATCCAGATGGATATCTTCTGGACGTCCATGCTCAGCTATCTCCACGCCCTCGCGGTAGCCAATAAGAACGGCATCACAGCAGAGGAGTTCCTGCCGTATGCCTCGAAGACGATGTCATCGCTTCCACAGTTTCTTGAGTTCTACACGCCGCGACTCGACGCGGGTAAGCACCCAGGTGACGTGGACAGACTTGCCATGGGCTTCGCAAGCGTCGAACACATCGTTCACACCACCAAAGACGCCGGTATCGACATTTCGCTGCCCGCCGCTATTCTGGAGGTCTTTAAGCGCGGCATGGAAAACGGCCACGCCAGTGACAGCTTCACCAGTCTGATCGAAATCTTTAAAAAGGACGGAGTAACTGCTTAG
- a CDS encoding RNA polymerase sigma factor — MDQENFQYLYDTNHHLLYPFVYYLIKDRESAEEVLHRIYEKALDKKLFLMEKETSRSALFVYARNLCFYYRLKSIFRLHPTDDSALEEADIYHSLSSCRFIEQQVIICIHILKLTYEETENILSIPANKAEEIEKKAVRKMTKKMTAAGMD, encoded by the coding sequence ATGGATCAAGAAAACTTTCAATATCTTTATGATACAAATCATCATCTTCTATATCCTTTTGTCTATTATCTTATCAAAGACAGGGAATCGGCTGAAGAAGTCCTTCATCGAATTTATGAAAAAGCATTGGATAAAAAGCTGTTTCTAATGGAAAAAGAGACGAGCAGGTCCGCACTCTTTGTCTACGCAAGAAATTTATGTTTTTATTATAGGTTGAAGAGCATTTTCCGGCTGCACCCAACAGATGATTCGGCTCTAGAGGAGGCGGACATTTACCACTCTCTTTCATCATGCCGTTTTATTGAGCAGCAGGTGATTATTTGTATACATATATTAAAGCTTACTTACGAGGAAACAGAAAACATTCTATCCATCCCCGCAAATAAGGCGGAGGAAATTGAGAAAAAAGCAGTTAGAAAGATGACGAAAAAAATGACAGCGGCCGGAATGGATTGA
- a CDS encoding SDR family NAD(P)-dependent oxidoreductase codes for MTIFSSSALEGKHVLITGATGGIGFETAKVTAAMGARLTVTGRNESKLSELATELSAMTDKQKIFVRATDITKEEDRAQLLEEAEAIHGNITGLVNSAAIAGGTTVDELKEEDLDRMMHLNLTSTIMLTKAVYKKMLEIKNGTIVNVSSLSGLRGTYGNAAYSSSKFALIGFTQSLSVEAIPANIRVNAVCPGYVDTKMGRDVIERNAKQNGVSFEEQLAEIEKGIPSGRITTPAEVANTIAFLLTDAAPNIVGESIKISGGSVL; via the coding sequence ATGACAATTTTTTCTTCATCAGCATTAGAGGGGAAACATGTGTTAATCACCGGAGCTACAGGGGGAATTGGATTTGAAACCGCGAAAGTTACAGCGGCAATGGGCGCACGGCTGACCGTTACAGGAAGAAATGAATCGAAGCTTTCTGAATTAGCAACCGAGCTATCAGCAATGACAGACAAACAAAAAATCTTTGTGAGAGCCACGGACATAACAAAAGAAGAAGATCGGGCTCAGCTTCTCGAGGAAGCCGAGGCCATCCACGGGAATATTACCGGTTTGGTCAACAGTGCCGCTATTGCCGGTGGTACGACAGTCGATGAGCTGAAGGAAGAAGACTTAGATCGCATGATGCATCTTAATCTGACGTCGACAATCATGCTAACAAAAGCTGTGTATAAAAAAATGCTCGAAATAAAGAACGGAACAATTGTTAATGTTTCTTCTTTATCCGGTCTAAGGGGCACCTATGGAAACGCTGCCTATTCTTCAAGCAAGTTCGCACTGATCGGCTTTACCCAATCTCTTTCTGTCGAAGCCATTCCAGCAAACATTCGAGTAAATGCTGTCTGCCCTGGCTATGTCGATACAAAGATGGGTCGAGATGTGATCGAAAGAAATGCAAAACAAAATGGAGTTTCCTTTGAAGAACAACTCGCTGAAATTGAAAAAGGAATTCCATCCGGACGAATTACCACTCCCGCCGAAGTCGCAAATACCATTGCATTTCTACTAACAGACGCAGCTCCTAATATTGTCGGCGAATCGATTAAAATTTCCGGCGGAAGCGTACTGTAA
- a CDS encoding DUF2680 domain-containing protein, translated as MNIQKGIAAAWILGASLILSAPAQAAPPKENSEKKVELTEKQLNELSVLHKEVLEKNKQIINKQIEYGLMKEEKGKVIISMMERRFKELEENGFAYKHSRHHHHYRDR; from the coding sequence ATGAACATTCAAAAAGGAATAGCTGCTGCCTGGATTTTAGGTGCTTCACTCATATTGTCTGCCCCTGCACAAGCAGCACCCCCAAAGGAAAACTCTGAGAAAAAAGTAGAACTGACAGAAAAACAACTCAATGAATTGTCTGTTTTACATAAGGAAGTGTTAGAAAAAAACAAGCAAATTATTAACAAACAAATTGAATACGGCTTGATGAAAGAGGAGAAAGGAAAGGTTATCATTTCAATGATGGAGAGACGGTTTAAAGAGCTTGAAGAAAACGGATTTGCCTATAAGCACTCCCGCCATCACCATCATTATCGCGACCGGTAA
- a CDS encoding GTP pyrophosphokinase produces MQLTKEDMANLKDVMENWKNELLVYKFALDQMNTKFSIISQEYNLIHGHNPIEHTKSRVKSFESIVNKLARKNLEVTTAHAKEHIHDIAGVRIICSFLSDIYNVVDILKQHNDLEILGIKDYIKNPKENGYRSLHLLIETPVYLTNGVERVKVEIQIRTIAMDFWASLEHKIHYKLNNAVPELLTEDLKEAANIANYLDEKMHGINNEVDSAKKEPEEER; encoded by the coding sequence ATGCAGCTTACCAAAGAAGATATGGCAAACTTAAAAGATGTAATGGAGAACTGGAAAAACGAGCTTCTCGTGTACAAATTTGCCCTTGATCAAATGAATACAAAATTTTCGATCATCAGTCAGGAATACAATCTGATACATGGTCATAATCCGATAGAGCATACAAAATCAAGAGTAAAGAGCTTTGAAAGCATCGTGAATAAATTGGCAAGAAAAAATTTAGAAGTGACCACGGCTCATGCGAAAGAACATATTCATGATATTGCAGGGGTTCGAATCATTTGTTCGTTTCTTTCTGATATTTATAACGTAGTTGATATATTGAAACAGCATAATGACCTGGAGATTCTAGGGATCAAGGATTATATTAAAAACCCGAAGGAAAACGGCTATAGAAGCTTGCATTTGCTGATTGAAACACCTGTTTATTTAACGAACGGAGTCGAAAGAGTAAAGGTGGAAATTCAGATTCGAACGATTGCTATGGATTTTTGGGCAAGCTTGGAGCACAAAATTCATTATAAGCTTAACAACGCTGTTCCTGAACTTCTAACCGAAGATTTAAAGGAAGCGGCAAATATCGCAAACTATTTAGATGAAAAAATGCATGGCATAAATAATGAGGTGGATAGCGCAAAAAAGGAGCCTGAAGAGGAAAGATAG
- a CDS encoding carbohydrate ABC transporter permease has protein sequence MKYSKTLYLFILPGFLIYAIFFVFPTFGSLFYSLTNWDGFTETFEFVGLDNYKRMATDTIFGTALTNNLKFMLVVVLLQFVFSLLFALFLKKNTKTNIFLRALYFFPTILSSVSVSFIWLFMYDPNIGVLNSLFHFLNFDPLSQNWLGNQTIAIYSVALVQVWFHAGQMIVIFVAGLQTIPEDLYEVAQLEGASKWQTFRHVTWPLVAPAATIVIAYTTIQSFKAFDLIFAMTRGGPNYATEILSTYIYNTAFQNNQFGYATAISMFFLLIVAVLTIVQFKLLRANSITY, from the coding sequence ATGAAATATTCCAAAACTCTGTATCTATTTATTTTGCCCGGGTTTCTCATCTATGCAATTTTCTTTGTTTTCCCGACATTTGGATCGTTATTTTATTCCTTGACAAACTGGGATGGATTCACTGAAACGTTTGAGTTTGTAGGGTTGGATAATTACAAGCGAATGGCCACTGATACAATCTTTGGCACGGCTCTAACTAATAATTTGAAATTTATGTTGGTTGTCGTCCTTTTGCAATTTGTTTTTTCTCTGTTATTCGCACTTTTTCTTAAAAAAAATACGAAAACAAATATTTTTTTGCGTGCGCTGTATTTTTTTCCGACAATTTTATCCTCGGTATCTGTTTCATTTATCTGGCTGTTTATGTACGATCCAAATATTGGGGTATTAAATTCACTATTTCACTTTTTGAATTTCGATCCTCTTTCCCAAAATTGGTTAGGAAATCAAACGATTGCTATCTATTCGGTCGCCCTTGTACAGGTTTGGTTTCATGCAGGGCAAATGATCGTCATCTTTGTAGCAGGATTGCAGACCATACCTGAGGATCTCTATGAGGTAGCGCAGCTGGAAGGTGCATCAAAATGGCAAACGTTCCGGCATGTGACATGGCCTCTCGTAGCACCTGCTGCTACCATTGTGATTGCCTATACGACGATTCAGTCTTTTAAAGCGTTTGATTTAATCTTTGCCATGACCCGTGGCGGACCAAACTATGCAACTGAAATTCTTTCTACCTATATCTATAACACTGCTTTTCAAAACAACCAGTTTGGATACGCCACTGCCATATCGATGTTCTTTTTGCTGATTGTGGCTGTATTGACTATTGTGCAATTTAAACTGCTGCGCGCCAATTCGATTACTTACTAG
- the dapA gene encoding 4-hydroxy-tetrahydrodipicolinate synthase, giving the protein MAFVPYSVAMVTPFTRSGSIDEDAISSLIDFYQKKKVPALLICGSTGEQHSMTVEERKMLYRLARKHSSRELQLYAGVAAVQTKDSVELASAAEQAGMNGIMLGMPPYVRVSQEEALSYIKKIAEVCSLPILLYNNPLRTAVDLHAETIAKIMKEVPQVIAVKETGDPNKARVIKQLTGEKTAVFSGIDLEISAHFSIGYDGLTSVIGNLFPEEMNEVVKFLMQGNKEEAEQLLERVKPVAQALTGMSSPTGMKYAMRKLGIAGGYAREPLGCEPIEGMEAIDLALSAYFKAASS; this is encoded by the coding sequence ATGGCTTTTGTTCCGTACAGCGTTGCGATGGTGACTCCATTCACCCGATCTGGAAGTATAGATGAAGATGCAATTTCATCATTAATCGATTTTTATCAAAAAAAGAAGGTTCCCGCACTGCTTATTTGCGGCTCGACGGGAGAACAGCATTCCATGACAGTTGAGGAAAGAAAAATGCTGTACCGATTGGCGAGGAAGCATTCCAGCCGAGAATTGCAGTTATATGCAGGAGTTGCTGCAGTTCAAACAAAAGACTCTGTTGAGCTGGCGAGCGCTGCTGAACAAGCAGGAATGAACGGCATCATGCTCGGCATGCCTCCTTACGTACGTGTTTCTCAGGAAGAGGCTCTCTCGTACATAAAGAAAATCGCCGAGGTTTGTTCACTGCCGATTCTTTTGTACAATAATCCGTTACGAACAGCGGTTGATCTTCACGCAGAAACGATTGCAAAAATAATGAAAGAAGTTCCGCAGGTCATTGCAGTCAAAGAAACAGGCGATCCTAATAAAGCTCGCGTTATTAAACAGCTTACTGGAGAAAAAACAGCCGTCTTTTCCGGGATTGACTTGGAAATTTCCGCTCATTTTTCAATTGGGTATGACGGACTCACAAGCGTGATCGGCAATCTGTTTCCTGAAGAAATGAATGAGGTTGTGAAATTTCTGATGCAAGGGAACAAAGAGGAAGCCGAGCAGCTTTTGGAGCGAGTAAAGCCTGTGGCACAAGCACTAACTGGTATGTCTTCCCCGACTGGAATGAAATACGCAATGCGAAAGCTGGGGATTGCAGGCGGATATGCGCGAGAGCCCCTCGGCTGCGAGCCAATTGAAGGGATGGAAGCCATCGACCTTGCATTGTCCGCTTATTTCAAGGCTGCTTCTTCATGA